ACGCGCGGGCGTTTCTGCCTCGGTCGTGGGGGGCATAGCAGGAGTATCGCGCTCTCCTGCATCCGTTTCCTCTTGCATGCCATGCTCGGCTACAGAGGGCGCCGTAGCTTCACGGTCCAAAGGCGGTGCGGTGGTGGCGTCGTTATCAGGCGTCAGCACGATCGGCTCTTCCCCGGTTGGTGCCGAGGCAAACGATTCGCGTATCCGGTTGACTAGCGCACAAAATATCGATCGCAACGAGGGTAGTGCCTCGCTGGGATCAGTGCTTGCCTCAGAGGGAggcaccgcctcggcatgCGGCTGGACTGGCTCTGCCTCTTGTGCGTCCGCATTCGGTGGGTCGGTAAGCGGTCCTCCCTCCGTGTCTGGGCACTCTTGATTGTGACGGCCGGATGGTTCGGGTGCATCAACGGCAATGGAGCCAAATGCATGGGACCATGCACTCTCCTCCGGCTCCGAGTGGATGGAGCCAGTCAATTGGGGCGAACGGATTGTTACGATAGGAACGCCGTGGGCGCCAATGTCTACATTGGTGTCAGCACGAGGACCTGCAAAGCTCGTACGTGAGCCATTCGAAGTAGGGCTGTCTGGCATGGTGTATTCATCCGCTCTACGATAGCAATGTGGCGTGGAGAAAGGCGTGCTTTTCCCCACACCGCGCCTATTTCCGCGCCCTGGATTGAATGTGGAGGGTAATAATCAAAATCACGCCTCCGTCGACCATGGCACAAgagagcgcggcggccccGCCTGTGGAGAAGAAGGACGTCTTGCCCAAGGCGGACGCAAACGAAAAGTGCGATGAGAATTCTTCTCAAAAAGCAGATGCGCCCGAAGCAGTGACGTCAGAGTCGGCACCAGACGACAAAAAGGCGCCTGCTTCTTCTGACGAGCCGCCCAAGAAGGAGCCGGCTGCGGACACAAACCCTGCGCAAGAGACCAAAACAAGTGAACCTTCTAACTCTTCTCCTGGCGCAGAAAAGCCCTTATCGGCACCCGTCAAAAAGCGCACTTCTCAGCTGGGGGCGCTTGCGACAAACACAcgcaagaagcgcaagagCCAATTGGCGGATTTGAGCGCGGCCGTCACGGCTCAGCCTGTCAAGCTCAACACGCTGGAAAAGTCTAAGCTCGATTGGGAGTCCTACAAAGGGACCGTCCCCGCCGCTGAAACCGAAACCATGActgatgccgagcgcgacgagctcgagtcgcaGACGCATGGGGGTGGAAGCGGTCTAGCGAACGTCAAGGGATACTTGCACCGCAAAGAGTTCCTGGATCGTGTGCATAATCGCCTCGACTCGCAAGAGTACGACGCTCACCACTCGCTCAAGTAGTGTATACCCCCACTAAACCACTGTCCTTTTGCCTGAAACAAAAACTAGGGCCTCTTAGGCCATCGTGCCGCGGCACCCTTGTAGCGCAGCCAAAAAAAATGGTGAGCAAAAAAAAGTGTTCCCAATCCGGGAGTCGAACCCGGGTCTTGTCGGCGCTTCACAATCGAAATTCATGAGAGCGACATATACTAACCGTTGTACTAACTAGGAGAACTGTTATTAACGAATAGTCCTTGGGAGTATATAACGTAGAAGTGGGAGGGGCGTCTACGCCAggctcgcggccgagaTCGACGCGGAGGAcgcctggcgctgcaggcgcgcacgcaagTTCTGGAAATTGCTGCCTTGTGCCGTACCGGTCGCTGGTGGATTCGCGCTTGACTCAGTTTGCGACATCATCGCGGGCTCATCGCAGAGCACAGCGCTGGAGTCGCCGCCTTTCGACGGGAACATAAGCGAGGGCGAAACCGAAACGATACTCGACGTGCGGGGGCGGCCGAACGAAGGCACTTCGTCATTCATGCGCGCGAGATACGACGGAGGCTCTGCGATCGACGCGGTCGAtggacggcgctcgcgacgcgcatTCTCGCCCGACATCGTCCGCTGGTCCTTCTGCACGCCCGACATGGAGCGCAGCCTGGTCGATGTGATGCCAGCGTACCCCTTCTGATTCTGCACGGTGATGGCTTCTTGCGACGGCACAGGCATCACCGGTGC
The Malassezia japonica chromosome 2, complete sequence genome window above contains:
- a CDS encoding uncharacterized protein (COG:K; EggNog:ENOG503P80G) gives rise to the protein MAQESAAAPPVEKKDVLPKADANEKCDENSSQKADAPEAVTSESAPDDKKAPASSDEPPKKEPAADTNPAQETKTKKPLSAPVKKRTSQLGALATNTRKKRKSQLADLSAAVTAQPVKLNTLEKSKLDWESYKGTVPAAETETMTDAERDELESQTHGGGSGLANVKGYLHRKEFLDRVHNRLDSQEYDAHHSLK